One Brachyspira sp. SAP_772 genomic window, ACATCTCTATTAAAACATTCAAGCATATTAATAATTCCATTTCCATTTGGAGTGCCGTTATTATTTATGCCTACTATTGTTTCTATTTGAGTTAATCTATTTTCAAAATTATTTTTTTTATTATAGGTTTTATTGTAGTTAAATATTTTTTTAYCCAAACTATTATTCATAAAATRCCTTTTTAWAGATTTTCTATTTTTTTATATCTTTTAATTCTATCTTCTAAACCATTGTATCCGCYGTTAATTTTTTTAGTTGCCTTTCTTATATCATCAATWCCYAAAAGCCCTCTGTTTATCCAATARCAGCAAGCRACATTAACAGCAACATTTCTCTCTAAAAGCCAATCAGGATTATTAACCAAATCAATATTAAGAAGTTTTCCATAATAAATATAATTGCTTTTTCCTGTAAGCTGTATTATTCCTCTTCCTCTGTACTTATASCCCTCATCAAAATTATTKCCAAGCCTTCCTCCGTATACTCTATTTGCAAGAGCCTCATCTCCTCTATATAARATATCTTTTGCCTCTTCAAGAKTTTTAAAATATTTTGGAAARACTTTTATTAAAACTTCTGGTCTATATTTRAAACTCTCTTCAAGTCTTTT contains:
- a CDS encoding glycoside hydrolase family 19 protein; the encoded protein is MIDIKKYLXALNIDSSWESILKKYLLAYNITKEKDIKMFLAQTSHESLSYKRLEESFKYRPEVLIKVFPKYFKXLEEAKDILYRGDEALANRVYGGRLGNNFDEGYKYRGRGIIQLTGKSNYIYYGKLLNIDLVNNPDWLLERNVAVNVACCYWINRGLLGIDDIRKATKKINXGYNGLEDRIKRYKKIENL